From Pongo pygmaeus isolate AG05252 chromosome 1, NHGRI_mPonPyg2-v2.0_pri, whole genome shotgun sequence, one genomic window encodes:
- the LSM10 gene encoding U7 snRNA-associated Sm-like protein LSm10 — translation MAVSHSVKERTISENSLIILLQGLQGRVTTVDLRDESVAHGRIDNVDAFMNIRLAKVTYTDRWGHQVKLDDLFVTGRNVRYVHIPDDVNITSTIEQQLQIIHRVRNFGGKGQGRWEFPSKNCK, via the coding sequence ATGGCGGTGAGCCATTCAGTGAAGGAGCGGACCATCTCTGAGAACAGCCTGATCATCCTACTGCAGGGCCTCCAGGGCCGGGTAACCACTGTGGACCTGCGGGATGAGAGTGTGGCCCACGGACGCATAGACAATGTCGATGCTTTCATGAACATCCGCCTGGCCAAAGTCACCTACACGGACCGTTGGGGGCATCAGGTCAAGCTGGATGACCTCTTTGTGACAGGCCGCAATGTCCGCTACGTCCACATCCCAGATGACGTGAACATCACCTCGACCATTGAGCAGCAGCTGCAGATTATCCATCGGGTGCGGAACTTTGGTGGCAAGGGCCAAGGCCGGTGGGAATTTCCCTCCAAAAACTGTAAGTGA